In Octopus bimaculoides isolate UCB-OBI-ISO-001 chromosome 14, ASM119413v2, whole genome shotgun sequence, the following are encoded in one genomic region:
- the LOC106878005 gene encoding arginase-1-like has protein sequence QLSDKVSEERRKGHNVIVLGGDHSLGIGSVHGQIEAEKEKPVLLWIDAHSDINTPKTSPSGNAHGMPVAYLIEEMRNQLPEIQQFNWVNHSIKAKDLVYIGLRDIDVGEIQTMKNLGVKFFSMQEVEEYPKAEGGIPAGLTLREALYIAEVIFQTGRMTVLDVVELNPELGTETDAKTTTDNTVLVIEHYFGKKRMGNLS, from the exons CAGCTTTCTGATAAAGTATCAGAGGAACGCAGAAAGGGACACAATGTGATAGTGTTGGGTGGAGATCATAGTCTCGGGATTGGTTCTGTGCACGGCCAGATAGAAGCTGAAAAGGAAAAGCCTGTACTACTATGGATAGATGCACACAGCGATATTAATACGCCGAAGACATCGCCTTCTGGTAATGCCCATGGAATGCCAGTCGCCTATCTGATTGAAGAAATGAGAAACCAATTGCCCGAGATTCAGCAATTCAATTGGGTGAATCACTC GATCAAAGCCAAAGACTTGGTTTATATTGGACTTCGTGATATTGACGTCGGGGAAAT ACAAACTATGAAGAACCTGGGTGTGAAATTCTTTTCAATGCAAGAAGTTGAAGAATA ccctaaggctgaaGGAGGAA TTCCAGCAGGTTTGACATTGAGAGAAGCGTTATACATTGCCGAGGTCATATTCCAAACAG GTCGAATGACTGTGCTGGATGTGGTTGAACTGAATCCAGAACTTGGAACAGAGACGGATGCCAAGACGACAACCGACAATACAGTCCTGGTCATTGAACATTATTTTGGCAAAAAACGGATGGGAAACTTGTCTTAA
- the LOC106877999 gene encoding uncharacterized protein LOC106877999, which translates to MSGEEIAIGTILLYSWKEKTECKGSSKKKLMMWKALELLANAWFKIGSDVSKKVTPASKRNPSQGDLLWWKMRPYLKWLNNSQAQVTRALLAGLGSSQSTVSRHLHKLGLVNRCCRDVPHELTNDQIQRRMNICQQPQANP; encoded by the coding sequence atGAGTGGTGAAGAAATTGCTATCGGAACCATTTTGCTCTACTCGTGGAAAGAGAAGACCGAATGCAAGGgcagcagcaaaaaaaaattaatgatgtggaaggCCCTGGAACTATTAGCGAACGCGTGGTTCAAAATTGGTTCAGATGTTTCAAAGAAGGTGACACCAGCCTCGAAGAGAAACCCAAGTCAAGGAGACCTTCTGTGGTGGAAGATGAGACCTTACTTGAAATGGCTGAACAATAGCCAAGCACAAGTAACTCGTGCATTGCTGGCAGGACTTGGTTCTTCACAAAGCACCGTCAGTCGACACCTCCATAAGCTCGGTCTTGTGAACAGATGCTGTCGAGACGTTCCTCATGAATTGACCAATGACCAGATTCAGCGACGTATGAACATTTGCCAGCAACCTCAGGCAAATCCTTGA